From a region of the Syngnathoides biaculeatus isolate LvHL_M chromosome 2, ASM1980259v1, whole genome shotgun sequence genome:
- the eif2d gene encoding eukaryotic translation initiation factor 2D isoform X1, producing the protein MFAKPFRVKSNIVMKGSDRRKLKADVSTAFPSLSSDELIELVPSKEDFNVVKIYAHKGDAVTLYVGHKNPLFFEVDKQLYPTVYMLWRYPAVLPAFRTWPPVLHKMIGGADLMLPGVVVPSSGLPDIKQGDPCAITLVNNRAPVAIGTAAVCSEEMLNLGMKGRGVCVLHTYMDHLWAFGEKSSPPTLPDAESERPDVNGKECATDEQEEGEEENPEEKGEHTSVQEQQTSELVRDQAHPALTHQEEGEFEDAKEEGEQVQDDEESPQEVMDALLWQCFLLALKSKVKKSELPLLTSTFLRNHMFSCCPSGKQLDIKKSSYKKLSKFLQVMQKQHSIIRVKELTKGVESIVEVDWESPELHFSVPKATDVAIPLGETLYHPPEITTLYSVSVRLEPLFQDANKRKGVTLQPAEVRSIVTEYVKKNDLVDGNNKNYVRINPTLCDCLLEKAEYQDIQTLNWDDLFTRTLRRMQECYQIVFPGQSPQIKKGHIEPIDVSVAYRGSNKKVTVIKNLEVYALDPSAVATALQHRVQASSVLQPIPGAKDRVLVQIQGNQIQQIGHLLLDHYRVPRKYIQGLDKVAKGRKKK; encoded by the exons ATGTTTGCAAAACCGTTTCGTGTTAAATCCAACATCGTAATGAAGGGATCCGACAG GAGAAAGCTCAAGGCTGACGTTTCAACAGCCTTCCCTTCCTTGTCTTCGGATGAACTAATAGAGCTGGTTCCGAGCAAAGAGGATTTCAATGTCGTGAAGATATATGCCCACAAGGGAGACGCTGTGACATTATATGTAGGACATAAAAACCCGCTCTTCTTTGAAGTGGATAAACAGCTTTATCCTACAG TCTATATGCTCTGGCGCTACCCTGCTGTGCTACCTGCATTCAGGACATGGCCTCCTGTGCTTCACAAGATGATCGGAGGAGCTG ATCTCATGCTTCCAGGTGTGGTTGTGCCTTCCAGTGGACTCCCAGATATAAAACAGGGTGACCCCTGTGCTATTACACTTGTTAATAATAG AGCTCCAGTTGCAATTGGCACAGCTGCAGTTTGCAGTGAGGAAATGCTCAATTTGGGCATGAAAGGGAGAGGGGTGTGTGTTTTACACACATATATGGATCATCTCTG ggcTTTTGGAGAAAAGTCCAGTCCTCCCACTTTGCCAGATGCAGAGAGTGAAAGGCCAGATGTGAATGGTAAAGAATGTGCGACTGATGAGCAAGAAGAAGGTGAAGAGGAGAATCCGGAGGAGAAAGGTGAGCACACTTCAGTGCAGGAGCAGCAAACAAGCGAGCTGGTCAGAGACCAAGCACATCCAGCTCTGACACACCAGGAAGAAGGGGAATTTGAAGACGCCAAGGAGGAAGGGGAGCAGGTCCAGGATGATGAGGAGTCACCACAAG AGGTCATGGACGCTCTACTTTGGCAATGTTTCCTCTTGGCTCTCAAAAGCAAGGTGAAGAAATCAGAGCTCCCCCTGCTGACAAGCACTTTTCTCCGGAACCACATGTTTTCCTGCTG CCCAAGCGGAAAGCAACTCGATATTAAAAAGTCTAGCTATAAAAAG CTCTCCAAGTTCCTGCAGGTCATGCAGAAGCAGCATAGCATTATTCGTGTGAAAGAACTGACGAAGGGTGTGGAGAGTATTGTGGAGGTGGACTGGGAAAGCCCAGA ACTACACTTCTCTGTTCCAAAAGCGACAGATGTGGCAATACCACTCGGAGAAACACTGTATCATCCTCCTGAAATCACCACTTTATACTCGGTGTCAGTCCGACTGGAGCCTCTTTTTCAGGATGCAAACAAAAG GAAAGGTGTGACATTGCAGCCTGCTGAGGTGAGAAGCATCGTGACTGAGTATGTAAAAAAGAATGATCTGGTAGATGGAAACAACAAGAA TTATGTGAGAATCAACCCAACATTGTGTGACTGTTTGCTTGAGAAAGCAGAGTACCAGGACATACAGACACTCAATTGGGATGACCTTTTCACCAG GACATTGAGAAGAATGCAGGAGTGCTATCAAATAGTGTTTCCTGGACAATCACCCCAAATAAAGAAGGGACATATTGAGCCCATAGATGTCTCAGTGGCTTACCGAGGCTCCAATAAGAAG GTAACTGTAATAAAGAACCTGGAAGTATATGCTTTGGATCCTTCTGCTGTTGCCACTGCATTGCAGCACAGAGTTCAAGCCAGTTCAGTCCTGCAACCAATTCCCGGGGCCAAAGACAGGGTCCTGGTCCAAATTCAAGGCAATCAGATTCAACAAATTGGACATTTGCTGCTAG ATCATTATCGAGTTCCTCGCAAGTACATCCAAGGGTTAGACAAAGTTGCTAAAGGTAGAAAGAAGAAGTAG
- the eif2d gene encoding eukaryotic translation initiation factor 2D isoform X2, whose amino-acid sequence MFAKPFRVKSNIVMKGSDRRKLKADVSTAFPSLSSDELIELVPSKEDFNVVKIYAHKGDAVTLYVGHKNPLFFEVDKQLYPTVYMLWRYPAVLPAFRTWPPVLHKMIGGADLMLPGVVVPSSGLPDIKQGDPCAITLVNNRAPVAIGTAAVCSEEMLNLGMKGRGVCVLHTYMDHLWAFGEKSSPPTLPDAESERPDVNGKECATDEQEEGEEENPEEKGEHTSVQEQQTSELVRDQAHPALTHQEEGEFEDAKEEGEQVQDDEESPQEVMDALLWQCFLLALKSKVKKSELPLLTSTFLRNHMFSCCPSGKQLDIKKSSYKKLSKFLQVMQKQHSIIRVKELTKGVESIVEVDWESPELHFSVPKATDVAIPLGETLYHPPEITTLYSVSVRLEPLFQDANKRKGVTLQPAEVRSIVTEYVKKNDLVDGNNKKTLRRMQECYQIVFPGQSPQIKKGHIEPIDVSVAYRGSNKKVTVIKNLEVYALDPSAVATALQHRVQASSVLQPIPGAKDRVLVQIQGNQIQQIGHLLLDHYRVPRKYIQGLDKVAKGRKKK is encoded by the exons ATGTTTGCAAAACCGTTTCGTGTTAAATCCAACATCGTAATGAAGGGATCCGACAG GAGAAAGCTCAAGGCTGACGTTTCAACAGCCTTCCCTTCCTTGTCTTCGGATGAACTAATAGAGCTGGTTCCGAGCAAAGAGGATTTCAATGTCGTGAAGATATATGCCCACAAGGGAGACGCTGTGACATTATATGTAGGACATAAAAACCCGCTCTTCTTTGAAGTGGATAAACAGCTTTATCCTACAG TCTATATGCTCTGGCGCTACCCTGCTGTGCTACCTGCATTCAGGACATGGCCTCCTGTGCTTCACAAGATGATCGGAGGAGCTG ATCTCATGCTTCCAGGTGTGGTTGTGCCTTCCAGTGGACTCCCAGATATAAAACAGGGTGACCCCTGTGCTATTACACTTGTTAATAATAG AGCTCCAGTTGCAATTGGCACAGCTGCAGTTTGCAGTGAGGAAATGCTCAATTTGGGCATGAAAGGGAGAGGGGTGTGTGTTTTACACACATATATGGATCATCTCTG ggcTTTTGGAGAAAAGTCCAGTCCTCCCACTTTGCCAGATGCAGAGAGTGAAAGGCCAGATGTGAATGGTAAAGAATGTGCGACTGATGAGCAAGAAGAAGGTGAAGAGGAGAATCCGGAGGAGAAAGGTGAGCACACTTCAGTGCAGGAGCAGCAAACAAGCGAGCTGGTCAGAGACCAAGCACATCCAGCTCTGACACACCAGGAAGAAGGGGAATTTGAAGACGCCAAGGAGGAAGGGGAGCAGGTCCAGGATGATGAGGAGTCACCACAAG AGGTCATGGACGCTCTACTTTGGCAATGTTTCCTCTTGGCTCTCAAAAGCAAGGTGAAGAAATCAGAGCTCCCCCTGCTGACAAGCACTTTTCTCCGGAACCACATGTTTTCCTGCTG CCCAAGCGGAAAGCAACTCGATATTAAAAAGTCTAGCTATAAAAAG CTCTCCAAGTTCCTGCAGGTCATGCAGAAGCAGCATAGCATTATTCGTGTGAAAGAACTGACGAAGGGTGTGGAGAGTATTGTGGAGGTGGACTGGGAAAGCCCAGA ACTACACTTCTCTGTTCCAAAAGCGACAGATGTGGCAATACCACTCGGAGAAACACTGTATCATCCTCCTGAAATCACCACTTTATACTCGGTGTCAGTCCGACTGGAGCCTCTTTTTCAGGATGCAAACAAAAG GAAAGGTGTGACATTGCAGCCTGCTGAGGTGAGAAGCATCGTGACTGAGTATGTAAAAAAGAATGATCTGGTAGATGGAAACAACAAGAA GACATTGAGAAGAATGCAGGAGTGCTATCAAATAGTGTTTCCTGGACAATCACCCCAAATAAAGAAGGGACATATTGAGCCCATAGATGTCTCAGTGGCTTACCGAGGCTCCAATAAGAAG GTAACTGTAATAAAGAACCTGGAAGTATATGCTTTGGATCCTTCTGCTGTTGCCACTGCATTGCAGCACAGAGTTCAAGCCAGTTCAGTCCTGCAACCAATTCCCGGGGCCAAAGACAGGGTCCTGGTCCAAATTCAAGGCAATCAGATTCAACAAATTGGACATTTGCTGCTAG ATCATTATCGAGTTCCTCGCAAGTACATCCAAGGGTTAGACAAAGTTGCTAAAGGTAGAAAGAAGAAGTAG